TATACCCAGTATAGCCGTGGATCAAAAATTATGACAATGATCGCTAAGGAGACAGCTAGGGCATTGCTGAATAATGGTTTCGATAAAGTAGTTATTGCGGATAGTCATGGATATATGACAAATATTGATTATTTAGAACTACCCAGGAATACTTCTCTAATACAGGGCTTTCCGAGACCATACTCTATGTTGACAGGGCTTGATAACTCATATGATTCTGTATTATTTATAGGATACCATACAGCTGCTGGAACAATGCATGGTTTCCTAGATCATACCATGAGTAGTAGAGTGTTCGCTGAAATAAGATTGAATGGTAGAAGAGCTAGTGAGTACTTGATCAATGCTCTTGTAGCTGGTGAGAAAGGTGTTCCAGTAATACTTGTTGCAGGTGATTCTCTGCTGAGAGATGAGGTTTCCAAGCATACTCCATGGGCTGTATTCATCGGTTTAAAACAGGGAATAACACGTTATGCAGCAATATATGAGAGCTTTGATGATGTTCTCGATAAGCTCCGGGAAGGAATTGTTGAAGCAATTAATAGGCTTAGGAGTGGAGAGGTAAAACCATTAGTGCTTGATAAACCCTATACTGTAGAAATAATGTTGAGAGACGAACTAGTGGGGGACGTGCTGGAAACATGGGATATACTTGAAAGAATAGATGCTTATAGATTTAGATACGAAGCGAGCAATGCACATAGAGTATTAGCAATTATAGAACTTATAGCGTTTATAGGTTATGGTGTGTATGCATTAAGGGAAAGGCTTAGATAAACATATTTTTATCTTTTAACAATATATTGATGTTTAATCGCTGAGTATTATGTGTTAACT
This is a stretch of genomic DNA from Staphylothermus hellenicus DSM 12710. It encodes these proteins:
- a CDS encoding M55 family metallopeptidase — protein: MKAYVSIDIEGLPGIASTTMVSPGYTQYSRGSKIMTMIAKETARALLNNGFDKVVIADSHGYMTNIDYLELPRNTSLIQGFPRPYSMLTGLDNSYDSVLFIGYHTAAGTMHGFLDHTMSSRVFAEIRLNGRRASEYLINALVAGEKGVPVILVAGDSLLRDEVSKHTPWAVFIGLKQGITRYAAIYESFDDVLDKLREGIVEAINRLRSGEVKPLVLDKPYTVEIMLRDELVGDVLETWDILERIDAYRFRYEASNAHRVLAIIELIAFIGYGVYALRERLR